The Roseofilum casamattae BLCC-M143 genome window below encodes:
- a CDS encoding AAA family ATPase, with the protein MLNLAGYEECDLVYTGSRTLVYRGVRTSDRYPVIVKVLRYPNPSIQELVQFRNQYFITRELQHPHIVQPLSLEPYGNGYGVIMPDSGAIALSEYGQLHPLSLPEILDAIGQLTEALHYLSQQRIIHKDIKPANIIIHPQTHQIQLIDFSISSLLPKEEQQLVSPNVLEGSLSYLSPEQTGRMNRGIDYRTDFYSLGVTLYELLVGQQPFQGEDPMELVHCHIAQIPEFPTDRDIPQVLQEIVLKLMAKNAEERYQSALGLKHDLECCGRQWQETGKIIPFALGMRDYSYRLQIPQKLYGRDRELATLLTAFDRVASGAEAPGESAEMVLVSGYSGIGKSALVRSLYKPITEKRGYFIAGKFDQFQRNIPYSALVDAFAGLVKQLLGESDEYLEQWKHSLLQTLGNNGQVIVDVIPDLERIIGSQPPIPQLGAAEAQNRFNLVFQRFVQVFCRPEHPLVIFLDDMQWADSATLNLLEILLEGCKIQYLLPILAYRDNEVFPGHPFGLTLAKLERQQVRVEAISLTPLSQEEVAAFIGDTLDREPDEVTDLGQLIIHKTAGNPFFVNQFLKTLYNEELLEFNRDRQTWQWNLEDIETMRFSDNVVELMVGQLQKLPEPVQTILAAAAYLGTEFDLNTLSWVRKQDSKDVFKQLQIPLENEFILVQSALDKDLLIQAYKFAHDRIQQAAYALVPEDKRDRTHYQIGKRLLEHIPAEAWGDRIFQLVNQLNYGTRLITETNERDELARLNLIASRKAKGTNAYETAIEYVKTGLFLLGETAWNEQYDMTLEFHELGAEMTFLSGDFQSMKSFIDSTIQQVHSLPEQVNVYCIKFQYYNTQAQGRQAIAVALEFLQQFGITFPETPTPEDTDKIVAEIKASIGERTIADLVDLPLMSDREQIAIIEVINSIIPAAYLSGSLLYPLFVALGVKLSIQYGNTSASPHIYSCYGIVSCSLLSDIDTGVKFGRLSLEVVSKLKMKAIEPLALHVVMFFLVHRQSHIQETIAPSRDGYRIGLEVGTLEFAGYNAHAVCFQSFWCSQPLVSLEEDARTYYHGLIQINQLAASDWCRSCWQCILNLLGQGISPTILAETKAEEEQFISAMGSANNSLGLSVFYLYKMMLCYLFGELESALDSAEKVRNYLQTSPGLIAEPVLYLYDSLIRLNQLGESSLELDKTLEEVEENQIRLQRYWADYAPMNHQHKVDLIVAERHRVLGEKVDALEAYDRAIAKAKEYGFLQEAALGNELAARFSLDWGKDKMAAGYMQDAYYGYAQWGANAKCDRLKQNYPELLSAIADTSSPANQNETFSKTSTDSSNLLDLKTVMKASQVISEEISLEALLSKLMHISIENAGANEGLLILNNTGNWEVTAQYANGTCNLVTTRLDRATNLPKTIINTVKHTRETLLIDNLEEEHPFATDSYLQQHPPKSLFCTPILNQGQLIGILYLENYLAANAFTPDRIEVLSLLTTQAAISINNARFYHTLEDKVAQRTSKLATANAEIAKLNERLKAENLRLGAELDIARRVQEMILPKAEELLAIPSLDIAGYMAPADEVGGDYYDVLVKDEVVTIGIGDVTGHGLESGLVMMMAQTVIRAMKELQEEDPVRFLNTVNSTLYKNVERMQVDRQLTLAILNYNQGYLSISGQHEEVLVVRADGSLETIDTMDLGMTIGLIDDIAEFIAQVTVKLEPGDGVVLYTDGIPEAQNKAGKMYGLEQLCEVIQRHWSLSAEGIQAAVISDVQRFIGDGKVFDDITLLVLKERVVA; encoded by the coding sequence ATGCTGAACTTAGCGGGTTATGAAGAGTGCGATCTGGTTTACACGGGAAGCCGCACGTTAGTCTATCGAGGAGTCCGCACCAGCGATCGCTATCCGGTGATCGTTAAAGTTTTGCGCTACCCCAACCCCAGCATCCAAGAATTAGTCCAGTTCCGCAATCAGTATTTCATCACTCGCGAACTGCAACATCCTCACATCGTGCAGCCGCTTTCCTTAGAACCTTATGGAAATGGCTATGGGGTAATTATGCCAGATTCTGGGGCGATCGCTCTGTCCGAGTACGGGCAGTTACACCCGCTCTCTCTACCGGAAATTTTAGATGCGATCGGGCAATTAACTGAAGCTCTGCATTATTTAAGTCAACAACGAATTATTCACAAAGATATTAAACCTGCCAATATTATTATTCACCCGCAAACTCATCAGATTCAACTGATTGATTTTAGTATTTCTAGTCTGCTACCAAAAGAAGAACAACAACTGGTGAGTCCGAATGTTCTCGAAGGCAGTTTATCTTATCTGTCGCCCGAACAAACGGGACGAATGAACCGAGGAATTGACTACCGTACTGATTTCTATTCCTTGGGAGTAACCTTATACGAATTGCTTGTCGGTCAGCAGCCGTTTCAAGGTGAGGATCCGATGGAATTAGTTCATTGCCATATTGCGCAAATCCCGGAATTTCCAACCGATCGCGATATTCCGCAAGTGCTGCAAGAAATTGTCTTGAAACTGATGGCAAAAAATGCGGAAGAGCGCTATCAAAGTGCTTTGGGTTTAAAGCATGACTTAGAATGCTGCGGCCGACAGTGGCAAGAAACCGGTAAGATAATTCCGTTTGCTTTAGGAATGCGAGATTATTCCTATCGCTTGCAAATTCCGCAAAAACTCTACGGTCGCGATCGCGAATTGGCGACGTTACTAACTGCATTCGATCGCGTAGCCTCGGGTGCGGAAGCCCCTGGAGAATCGGCTGAAATGGTTTTGGTGAGCGGATATTCGGGTATTGGTAAATCGGCTTTGGTGCGATCGCTATATAAACCAATTACGGAAAAACGAGGATATTTTATTGCCGGTAAATTCGATCAATTTCAGCGAAATATTCCCTATTCTGCTCTGGTGGATGCTTTTGCCGGTTTGGTCAAACAATTGTTAGGGGAATCCGACGAATATTTAGAGCAGTGGAAACATTCTCTGTTGCAGACTTTGGGGAATAACGGACAAGTCATTGTGGATGTCATTCCCGATCTAGAGCGAATTATTGGATCGCAACCTCCTATTCCGCAGTTAGGGGCAGCGGAGGCACAAAATCGGTTTAATTTAGTATTCCAACGGTTCGTACAAGTGTTTTGTCGTCCGGAGCATCCTTTAGTTATTTTTCTTGACGATATGCAATGGGCAGATTCGGCTACTTTAAATTTACTAGAAATTCTCCTAGAAGGATGTAAAATCCAGTATCTATTGCCGATTCTTGCCTATCGCGATAATGAAGTTTTTCCCGGTCATCCGTTCGGTTTAACTCTGGCAAAATTGGAGCGACAACAAGTTAGAGTGGAAGCCATTTCTCTGACACCATTATCTCAAGAAGAAGTCGCGGCATTCATTGGCGATACTCTCGATCGAGAACCAGATGAAGTGACCGATTTAGGGCAATTAATTATTCATAAAACTGCAGGAAATCCGTTTTTTGTCAACCAGTTTCTGAAAACATTATATAACGAAGAATTGCTCGAGTTTAATCGCGATCGCCAAACCTGGCAATGGAATCTGGAAGATATCGAAACTATGCGATTTTCCGATAATGTGGTCGAACTCATGGTCGGGCAGTTACAGAAATTGCCAGAACCCGTACAGACTATTCTGGCCGCTGCAGCCTATTTGGGCACGGAGTTCGATTTAAACACTCTTTCCTGGGTGAGAAAACAAGACTCTAAAGATGTATTTAAGCAATTACAAATCCCTCTCGAAAACGAGTTTATTCTGGTGCAATCTGCTCTCGATAAAGATTTACTTATTCAAGCCTATAAATTTGCCCACGATCGCATTCAACAAGCCGCTTATGCTCTAGTTCCAGAAGACAAAAGAGATCGAACTCACTATCAAATTGGCAAACGGCTGTTAGAACATATTCCAGCCGAAGCTTGGGGCGATCGTATTTTTCAACTGGTGAATCAACTCAACTATGGTACTCGATTAATTACGGAAACGAACGAACGAGACGAATTAGCACGATTAAATTTAATTGCTTCTCGGAAAGCGAAAGGAACTAATGCCTATGAAACGGCGATTGAGTACGTTAAAACCGGGCTATTTTTATTGGGAGAAACAGCTTGGAACGAGCAATACGATATGACCCTAGAGTTTCACGAACTTGGGGCAGAAATGACATTCCTCTCTGGGGATTTTCAATCCATGAAATCGTTCATTGACAGCACGATTCAACAGGTTCATTCTTTGCCAGAACAAGTGAATGTTTACTGCATTAAATTTCAATACTATAATACTCAAGCTCAAGGCAGACAAGCCATCGCTGTGGCTCTAGAATTTTTACAACAATTTGGAATTACCTTTCCGGAAACTCCAACACCTGAGGATACAGATAAGATCGTTGCCGAAATCAAAGCATCGATTGGAGAGCGAACGATTGCCGACTTAGTCGATTTGCCTTTGATGAGCGATCGCGAGCAAATAGCAATTATTGAAGTCATCAATAGTATTATTCCGGCAGCTTATCTTTCCGGATCGCTACTCTATCCATTATTTGTTGCTTTGGGCGTAAAGCTCTCAATTCAATATGGCAATACGTCCGCTTCTCCTCATATCTATTCCTGCTACGGAATTGTCTCTTGCAGTCTCTTGTCCGATATCGATACAGGAGTAAAATTCGGTCGTTTATCCCTAGAAGTTGTCTCGAAATTGAAGATGAAAGCCATTGAGCCATTAGCTTTGCATGTGGTCATGTTTTTCCTCGTTCACCGTCAATCTCATATTCAAGAAACCATTGCTCCGTCCCGTGATGGATATCGGATTGGCCTGGAAGTGGGTACCTTAGAGTTTGCCGGGTATAATGCTCATGCGGTTTGTTTTCAATCTTTTTGGTGCAGTCAACCTCTAGTATCTTTGGAAGAGGACGCGCGCACGTACTATCATGGATTAATTCAGATCAATCAACTCGCTGCTAGCGATTGGTGTCGCAGTTGTTGGCAGTGTATCTTGAATTTGCTCGGACAAGGAATATCCCCGACAATCTTGGCTGAAACTAAAGCAGAAGAAGAGCAGTTTATTTCGGCAATGGGTTCGGCGAATAATTCTCTCGGTTTGTCTGTGTTTTATCTCTATAAAATGATGTTATGTTACCTGTTCGGCGAACTGGAATCGGCTCTAGATTCTGCTGAAAAGGTACGGAATTATCTGCAAACGTCTCCCGGATTGATTGCGGAACCAGTGCTGTATTTATACGACTCGCTGATTCGCCTCAACCAGCTCGGAGAATCATCCTTAGAGCTAGATAAAACATTAGAGGAAGTAGAAGAAAATCAAATAAGATTACAACGGTATTGGGCGGATTATGCCCCAATGAATCATCAACATAAAGTCGATTTAATTGTAGCAGAACGGCATCGAGTGTTAGGAGAAAAGGTGGATGCTTTAGAAGCTTACGATCGCGCGATCGCCAAAGCAAAAGAGTATGGTTTTCTGCAAGAAGCCGCTCTCGGAAACGAACTTGCCGCTCGGTTTTCTCTAGACTGGGGAAAAGACAAAATGGCTGCCGGTTATATGCAAGACGCTTATTACGGTTATGCCCAATGGGGAGCCAATGCAAAATGCGATCGCCTGAAGCAAAACTACCCAGAACTCTTGAGTGCGATCGCGGATACTTCCAGTCCCGCAAACCAGAATGAAACCTTTTCCAAAACATCAACCGATAGCTCTAATCTTCTCGATCTAAAAACAGTAATGAAAGCATCCCAAGTGATTTCCGAGGAAATTTCTTTGGAAGCATTACTCTCAAAATTGATGCATATTTCGATCGAAAATGCCGGAGCAAATGAAGGACTTTTGATTTTAAATAATACGGGAAATTGGGAAGTAACAGCTCAATACGCCAATGGAACCTGTAATCTAGTGACCACAAGATTAGATCGAGCCACCAATCTGCCCAAAACTATTATCAATACAGTTAAGCACACTCGGGAAACATTATTAATCGATAATCTCGAAGAAGAACATCCCTTCGCCACCGATTCTTATTTACAACAACATCCACCCAAAAGTCTATTTTGTACTCCAATTTTGAACCAAGGTCAGCTCATTGGAATTCTCTATTTAGAAAATTATCTAGCAGCCAATGCCTTTACCCCAGATCGAATTGAAGTCCTCAGCTTACTCACGACTCAAGCTGCCATTTCAATTAATAATGCTCGCTTTTATCATACTCTCGAAGATAAGGTCGCTCAACGAACGTCGAAACTAGCCACTGCCAATGCAGAGATCGCTAAACTAAACGAACGATTGAAAGCCGAAAATTTACGCTTGGGAGCCGAGCTGGATATCGCCCGGCGAGTCCAAGAAATGATCCTGCCAAAAGCCGAAGAATTGCTGGCAATCCCGTCCTTAGATATTGCTGGGTATATGGCTCCGGCTGATGAGGTTGGTGGAGACTATTACGATGTGTTGGTGAAAGATGAAGTCGTTACGATTGGCATTGGAGATGTTACCGGCCACGGTCTCGAAAGTGGATTAGTAATGATGATGGCGCAAACGGTCATCCGGGCGATGAAAGAACTGCAAGAAGAGGATCCGGTGCGCTTTTTAAATACGGTGAATAGCACCCTCTATAAAAATGTAGAACGGATGCAAGTAGACCGACAGTTAACTCTAGCAATTCTAAACTATAACCAAGGGTATTTGAGCATTAGCGGACAACATGAAGAGGTGTTAGTCGTGCGCGCTGATGGCAGCTTGGAAACTATTGATACCATGGATTTGGGGATGACCATAGGGTTGATTGATGATATTGCCGAGTTTATCGCCCAGGTGACGGTGAAGTTGGAACCGGGAGATGGAGTGGTTCTCTATACCGATGGTATTCCTGAAGCGCAGAACAAAGCTGGTAAAATGTATGGATTAGAGCAGTTGTGTGAGGTCATTCAACGCCACTGGTCTTTATCGGCTGAAGGGATTCAAGCAGCCGTAATTTCTGATGTGCAACGTTTTATTGGCGATGGTAAAGTCTTTGATGATATTACCTTGTTAGTTCTGAAAGAACGAGTGGTTGCTTAA
- a CDS encoding AAA family ATPase yields MLNLAGYEERELLYTGSRTFVYRGICTRDRNPVIIKVLRNPNPSFKELVQFRNQYVIARDLAHPGIVQPLALERYGNSYALVMPDSGAIALSEYWHSLQPSYQEFLSLTSQIVEALHYLSKQRIIHKDIKPTNIIIHPETHQIQLIDFSISSLLPKEQQQLLSPNVLEGSLSYISPEQTGRMNRGIDYRTDFYSLGVTLYELLCGELPFQSEDPMELVHCHIAQMAQFPPEYNIPLVLQEIILKLMRKNAEERYQSALGLKHDLEQCLQQLETSAELFSFKLGEQDRCDRFIIPEKLYGRDAQVETLLQAFDRVARGQTEMMLVAGFSGIGKTAVVNEVHKPIVKKRGYFIKGKYDQFNRNIPFSAFVQAFRELMGQLLGESDSDLEQWKAKILAALGENAQVVIEVVPELERIIGPQPSALQLEGNAAQNRFNFVFANFLRIFTTKEHPLVMFLDDLQWADSASLNLLKLLMEDSKAGYLLILGAYRDNEVFPGHPLILQLEQIEQENGIISTITLEPLPSHCINHLIAETLNEPLEEVQPLTDLVYQTAQGNPFFTTQFIKGLYNENLIKFEDLLGRWTWNISEIYNNASSDDVVIFMARRLQKFPEETQEILQLAACIGNRFDLENLAVVSQSTKEEVADRLWVALQEGLVLPINESYKLFQKTTTEDNFTSSVLVGYRFLHDRVQQAAYSLIAEEKRQEVHLTIGRQLLQNLNEEEKEEQLFNIVNHLNEARELIISGKERENIARLNLQASQKAKLSVAYEASRNYCYEGQRFLTEETWQTNYELMFSLAITTIETEHLNHDLDEARKVCEQTIPRVQREIDRAKINAFEILFEVNDNKMYEALDITRQALIPLGITLPSDPDRIQAETERLRKEVELPIEEIANLEDLPILENEEKLTAIEILTNAVSAAYISQPNLYPLLILHGIRYFINYGQAPVATAFYTWHGSVLCGVYDEIEAGYAFGKLCLRVLDKLNAREFETKARNMLNVFIRPWKEPLRNAVHDLIRAIASGFETGDLEFAFYAATHRSNYFYFSGGLLEDIRKLHEQYFPAIVKAKYEFQKSFFLMYQQLIANLMGENEVPQVLEGNIFDRPSYLQEWEESNVHLAFCFYEAQTRLFYWFEDYARALEVGEQGRQTRGAALSMPYVSEQIFYYSLVLLAQNEIAPEHWEILKNDRSRLEMWSGFAPMNFQHKCDLIDAEKYRVLGNKFEATEYYDRAIAGAKEHEFLHEEALANELAAKAYLSWGKAKVAAGYMQEAYYLYAQWGAKAKTDDLENRYPQLLAPLMNRSSQFSEQETLTSTATESGNILDLTSVFKASQVLSEEISLSSLLSKVMHILIENAGATQGTLILDNSGTWEITARYAKGDCNLSILPLEEADALPHSIINWVKRTEEVVAIDNLSEDHPFKTDTYLLPKPTQSLVCTPILNQGQSIGILYLENHLTPEAFTTDRMKVLDLLTTQAAISINNARFYQTLEDKVAKRTSQLAERTAQLATANTEITELNERLKAENLRLGAELDIARQVQEMILPKPEELRAIPSLDIAGYMTPADEVGGDYYDVLVEDEVVTIGIGDVTGHGLESGLVMMMAQTVIRAMKELREEDPVRFLNTVNRTLYKNVERMQVDRQLTLAILNYNQGHLSISGQHEEVLVVRADGSLETVDTMDLGMTIALVDDIAEFIAQVTVKLEPGDGVVLYTDGIPEAENKAGELYGLERLCETIQQHWSGSAEEIQAEAIADVQEFIGSHKVFDDITLVVIKEQGCDRNHCN; encoded by the coding sequence CTTGAAGGGAGTCTTTCCTACATTTCTCCCGAACAAACGGGACGGATGAATCGAGGTATTGACTATCGTACTGACTTTTATTCCTTGGGAGTGACCTTATACGAACTACTCTGCGGTGAACTGCCGTTTCAAAGCGAAGATCCGATGGAATTAGTTCATTGCCATATTGCACAAATGGCTCAATTTCCCCCGGAATATAATATCCCTTTAGTTCTGCAAGAAATTATCTTGAAATTAATGAGGAAAAATGCAGAAGAGCGCTATCAAAGTGCCTTGGGATTGAAACATGACTTAGAGCAATGCTTGCAGCAGTTAGAGACAAGTGCTGAGTTATTTTCGTTTAAGCTAGGAGAACAAGATCGCTGCGATCGCTTTATTATCCCAGAAAAACTTTACGGCAGAGACGCCCAAGTTGAAACCTTACTCCAAGCCTTTGACCGAGTGGCCCGAGGACAAACTGAAATGATGCTAGTGGCGGGGTTTTCGGGAATCGGAAAAACCGCTGTCGTCAATGAAGTGCACAAACCCATTGTGAAGAAACGGGGCTATTTTATTAAAGGGAAATACGACCAATTTAATCGCAATATTCCCTTTTCAGCTTTTGTGCAAGCATTTCGCGAATTAATGGGTCAACTCTTAGGAGAATCAGACAGCGACCTAGAGCAATGGAAAGCAAAAATTCTGGCAGCATTGGGCGAGAATGCACAAGTAGTCATTGAAGTAGTACCGGAATTAGAAAGAATTATCGGCCCGCAACCCTCAGCTCTACAACTCGAAGGTAATGCGGCTCAAAATCGGTTTAACTTTGTGTTTGCCAATTTTCTTCGGATCTTCACCACCAAAGAGCATCCTCTGGTCATGTTCTTAGACGATTTACAGTGGGCAGATTCTGCCTCATTAAATCTGTTAAAGCTATTAATGGAAGATAGCAAAGCTGGATATTTACTCATTTTAGGAGCTTATCGGGATAATGAGGTTTTTCCAGGGCATCCTTTGATATTGCAATTAGAACAAATTGAGCAAGAAAATGGGATTATTTCCACTATTACTCTCGAACCATTACCCTCTCATTGTATTAATCACCTGATTGCCGAGACTCTGAATGAGCCTTTAGAAGAAGTACAACCGTTAACTGACTTGGTCTATCAAACAGCTCAAGGAAATCCGTTTTTTACTACTCAATTCATCAAAGGTTTATATAATGAAAACTTAATTAAATTTGAAGATCTGTTAGGAAGATGGACTTGGAATATCAGCGAAATTTATAATAATGCTTCCTCCGATGACGTGGTTATCTTTATGGCGAGACGCTTGCAGAAATTTCCTGAAGAGACCCAAGAAATATTGCAATTAGCGGCGTGTATTGGAAATCGATTCGATCTAGAGAACTTAGCGGTCGTCTCTCAAAGCACAAAAGAAGAAGTTGCCGATCGCTTGTGGGTTGCCTTGCAAGAAGGTTTAGTCTTGCCGATTAATGAAAGCTATAAATTATTTCAAAAAACGACAACAGAGGATAACTTTACCTCCAGCGTTTTAGTCGGCTATCGCTTCTTGCACGATCGCGTTCAACAAGCCGCCTATTCTCTGATTGCTGAAGAGAAACGACAGGAAGTCCATCTGACCATCGGCCGTCAATTATTGCAGAATTTGAATGAGGAAGAAAAAGAGGAGCAATTATTTAATATTGTCAATCACTTGAACGAAGCACGAGAGCTAATTATCTCTGGGAAAGAACGGGAAAATATTGCCCGACTGAACCTACAAGCGAGCCAAAAAGCAAAATTATCAGTTGCCTATGAAGCCAGTCGTAATTATTGCTATGAAGGTCAACGTTTTCTGACGGAAGAAACTTGGCAAACAAATTACGAGCTGATGTTTTCCTTAGCCATAACAACCATTGAAACCGAGCATCTAAATCACGATTTAGATGAGGCAAGAAAGGTATGCGAGCAGACCATTCCAAGAGTTCAAAGAGAAATTGACCGCGCGAAAATAAATGCTTTTGAAATCCTTTTTGAGGTCAATGATAATAAAATGTATGAGGCACTTGATATTACTCGACAAGCACTGATTCCCTTGGGGATTACTTTACCTTCCGATCCAGATAGGATTCAAGCGGAGACCGAGCGCTTGCGTAAAGAGGTTGAATTACCCATCGAAGAGATTGCCAATCTCGAGGATTTACCGATCCTTGAGAATGAAGAAAAACTCACTGCGATCGAGATTCTTACGAATGCAGTATCAGCAGCTTATATTTCCCAACCTAATTTGTATCCATTGTTAATTCTGCATGGGATTCGATATTTTATCAATTACGGACAAGCTCCAGTTGCCACAGCATTTTATACATGGCATGGTAGTGTTTTATGTGGAGTATATGATGAAATTGAAGCAGGATATGCATTTGGAAAACTCTGTTTAAGAGTTCTCGATAAATTGAACGCTCGTGAATTTGAAACCAAAGCACGAAATATGCTAAATGTATTTATCAGACCCTGGAAAGAACCTCTCAGGAATGCAGTACACGATCTTATTAGAGCGATCGCAAGTGGGTTTGAAACTGGAGATTTAGAGTTTGCATTTTATGCAGCTACACACCGTTCTAATTATTTTTACTTCAGTGGTGGTTTGCTCGAAGACATTCGCAAACTTCACGAACAATACTTTCCAGCCATTGTTAAAGCAAAATATGAATTTCAGAAAAGTTTCTTCTTAATGTACCAACAGTTGATTGCTAATCTTATGGGAGAAAATGAAGTCCCACAAGTGTTGGAAGGCAATATATTCGATCGCCCATCCTATCTTCAAGAGTGGGAAGAGAGCAACGTGCATCTGGCCTTCTGCTTTTATGAGGCGCAAACCCGACTCTTTTATTGGTTTGAAGATTATGCCAGAGCGCTCGAAGTTGGCGAACAAGGACGGCAAACGAGAGGTGCTGCCTTATCCATGCCTTATGTTTCCGAGCAAATTTTCTATTACAGCTTAGTATTATTAGCCCAAAACGAAATCGCACCAGAGCACTGGGAGATCTTGAAAAACGATCGCAGTCGTTTGGAAATGTGGTCTGGCTTTGCTCCGATGAATTTTCAGCATAAATGCGATCTCATTGATGCAGAAAAATATCGCGTCTTAGGCAACAAGTTTGAAGCAACAGAATATTACGATCGCGCGATCGCCGGTGCCAAAGAACATGAATTTCTCCATGAAGAAGCTCTTGCCAACGAGCTGGCAGCGAAAGCTTACCTATCTTGGGGAAAAGCAAAAGTGGCCGCCGGTTATATGCAAGAAGCCTATTATCTGTACGCTCAATGGGGAGCCAAGGCAAAAACAGACGATCTGGAAAACAGATATCCCCAACTTCTGGCTCCGTTAATGAATCGTTCTAGCCAATTCTCAGAGCAAGAAACTCTGACAAGTACAGCAACTGAAAGTGGAAATATTCTCGATCTGACGAGCGTGTTTAAAGCGTCTCAAGTGCTCTCTGAAGAAATTTCTCTGAGTAGTTTATTGTCCAAGGTCATGCATATCCTAATTGAGAATGCGGGAGCGACTCAAGGGACGTTAATTTTAGATAATTCCGGGACCTGGGAAATTACGGCTCGCTATGCTAAGGGCGATTGCAATCTATCCATTTTGCCCTTAGAAGAGGCGGACGCTCTACCGCACAGTATCATTAATTGGGTGAAACGGACGGAAGAAGTCGTTGCGATCGATAACTTATCGGAAGACCATCCGTTTAAGACAGATACATACTTATTACCCAAGCCAACCCAAAGCTTAGTCTGTACTCCAATTTTGAACCAAGGTCAATCGATTGGGATTCTCTATTTAGAAAACCATCTCACGCCAGAAGCCTTCACCACCGATCGCATGAAAGTGCTCGATCTTCTAACGACCCAAGCTGCTATTTCAATTAATAATGCTCGGTTCTATCAAACATTAGAAGACAAAGTCGCGAAACGAACTTCGCAGTTGGCAGAACGTACGGCTCAACTGGCAACCGCCAATACAGAAATTACCGAACTGAACGAACGATTGAAAGCGGAAAATTTGCGCTTGGGAGCCGAGCTAGATATCGCCCGGCAGGTGCAAGAAATGATTTTACCTAAACCAGAAGAATTGCGAGCTATCCCATCTTTAGATATTGCCGGGTATATGACTCCGGCCGATGAGGTTGGTGGAGACTATTACGATGTGTTGGTCGAAGACGAAGTCGTCACTATCGGCATTGGAGATGTCACCGGCCACGGCTTAGAAAGTGGCTTGGTGATGATGATGGCGCAAACGGTCATTCGGGCGATGAAAGAACTGCGAGAAGAAGATCCGGTGCGCTTTTTAAATACGGTGAATCGTACCCTCTATAAAAATGTGGAACGGATGCAAGTAGACCGACAGTTAACCCTCGCGATTCTTAACTATAACCAAGGGCATTTAAGCATTAGCGGACAACATGAAGAGGTGTTAGTGGTGCGGGCTGATGGTAGCTTAGAAACCGTTGATACTATGGACTTAGGGATGACGATCGCCTTGGTCGATGATATTGCCGAGTTTATCGCGCAAGTGACGGTGAAACTGGAACCGGGGGATGGAGTGGTTCTCTATACCGATGGTATTCCCGAAGCAGAGAATAAAGCTGGCGAACTTTATGGATTGGAGCGGTTGTGCGAAACAATTCAACAGCATTGGTCTGGCTCTGCTGAAGAGATTCAAGCCGAAGCGATTGCTGACGTGCAAGAGTTTATTGGCAGCCATAAAGTGTTTGACGATATTACTTTGGTAGTTATAAAGGAACAAGGATGCGATCGCAACCATTGCAACTAA